The Spirochaetales bacterium genome contains the following window.
ACCTTTTTCAACCTCTAATTTTTCACAACCTTACAGGTTGCCTTTATTCACTAAATTCAAATGTGCGAAAGATATTATACACTACCCAATTTTCTGAAACTATAGAGCGTTAAATAATTAGAAACGGAAGAATATTATCCGGATATCCCCAATAAAAAAAAGCTTTTTTTGGTATTTTTGTCAAATTCCACATATATTAACGCTTACTTTGTATTATACTGTGTTTTTTTTCTGAATATTCGTTTTGCCGGCGGTCTTATACCTCTCATCAAATATTTTTTTATTTCTTGCCACCAGAGGACTAATCTTAAACGTATGATATATATTTTCATGGTAAAGATGAAATACAAACGGAACATGTTCATCGAGACAGATAATGTTGATTCCGTTGTTTTTCAAACGCAATAACAGATCGTCATCATCATACCCGAGCCCGTCTTTATAGACAACATCGAACCCGCCCACCTTCATTATATCGTCCTTGTGTATTGCAGCGCAAAAATGATATCCTGCCGGTCTGTGTATTCGGTGATTATACCAGACGCCATTCAATTTTTTGTCTTTCCCGTGATGTTCAGGGTGTAATACTTTCATGGTGCTTTCTTTATCTATTGCCAGACAGGCAAAAGACAGCCATTGATTGTATTCAAGATGTTCGGCCGCATAGGAAATAATATCTCCATGATGCAGGCATTCGGGATTCTGTAAGATAATGATTTTTCCGGCGGCAAGGTCAAGCGCACGGTTATACGCAATGCACGGATTGATCCATTCTTTTTCTTCTTTCGAAACGGAATCCAGTTTGATACTCAGTTTTTTATCCGTAATAGCACGTAATCCATCAATATTCAGCCTGTTTTCATCGTCGCTACCGTCGTCGCAGATACAAATTTCCACTTCTCCGACAAACCGTGACCGGTTGATTGACGCAAGCGTCGCTTCCAGTAACGGACGCCTGTTATAGTATCCGATGACAATAGAGATCCTTGGTATTCCCAGGTATGAATCAGTCTCGAACATTTTATTGCGTGTGTTATATGTCAGGCGAATTTAGAGCCCAGAATGAACGGCAGATCGAGGATAACCGGTTTCAGGGATCTCATGCCGTGGAGGTAGATACTCAAATCCCTGTACCAGCTCATGTTGCATTTATTACAGGGGGCGTATTTGAAATCTTCCCGGTTCAATTCGAAGAGATTGCCCAACGATCTGCCCAGAAACATGCACGGATACACATTGTAATTCCAGTCGACAAAAACAACCTTGTATCCGCCCAGACACATATAATCCGGTGGTTCGTTCTGCAAATATTTCAGAATATTCCTTATGGACGGACGTGTGTTGATGATATTGAATTCCTTTTTCAATTCCATGACATCGTTGAGGGCGGAGACGAGTTCCAGTTTCGTCAAATTGATGGCATCCCCGCCGATGGTGTACACCGGGGATTCCGAAAATTCGGGATAATTGACCGATATCATGTCAAAACCGATATCCTTGCATTTCTGAAACAATTCCCGCAAGGTTCTGTGGTTGTACGTACAGATAAGGGTGGAGGCGAGCGTCGTAATTCCCCGCTTTTTGAGGCCGTCGACCGCTTTTTGTATATGCCCGAGCAACCCCGGTATCGAACGTGAACGGGACACGATCTCCTCCTCATGATGGTCGACGGATATACAGGCAAGGTCGACCCTGCTTCGTTTCAGGGCATCCATTCGCTCTTCGGTGTACAACCGCGCGTCAGCATTCAATACGGCAGAGATCATGCTGTGACGCGAGCATTCTTCGACAAGCTGTTCGATATTCGGATGAAGAAGGGGTTCTCCGCCGGTGAGTGTAAGAAAGCGGACACCGAGATCCGCCAGCCGTCTGATCGCCTGTATGGCAGGTTCGGTTTCGACCATATGTTTCGGTCTTTGTTTCCAGATAGAACAGAAGTTA
Protein-coding sequences here:
- a CDS encoding glycosyltransferase, translating into MFETDSYLGIPRISIVIGYYNRRPLLEATLASINRSRFVGEVEICICDDGSDDENRLNIDGLRAITDKKLSIKLDSVSKEEKEWINPCIAYNRALDLAAGKIIILQNPECLHHGDIISYAAEHLEYNQWLSFACLAIDKESTMKVLHPEHHGKDKKLNGVWYNHRIHRPAGYHFCAAIHKDDIMKVGGFDVVYKDGLGYDDDDLLLRLKNNGINIICLDEHVPFVFHLYHENIYHTFKISPLVARNKKIFDERYKTAGKTNIQKKNTV
- a CDS encoding radical SAM protein; protein product: MGKKLAIIHGIISNQLKLSEFALNNICTAKCNFCSIWKQRPKHMVETEPAIQAIRRLADLGVRFLTLTGGEPLLHPNIEQLVEECSRHSMISAVLNADARLYTEERMDALKRSRVDLACISVDHHEEEIVSRSRSIPGLLGHIQKAVDGLKKRGITTLASTLICTYNHRTLRELFQKCKDIGFDMISVNYPEFSESPVYTIGGDAINLTKLELVSALNDVMELKKEFNIINTRPSIRNILKYLQNEPPDYMCLGGYKVVFVDWNYNVYPCMFLGRSLGNLFELNREDFKYAPCNKCNMSWYRDLSIYLHGMRSLKPVILDLPFILGSKFA